A portion of the Streptomyces sp. NBC_01335 genome contains these proteins:
- the rsgA gene encoding ribosome small subunit-dependent GTPase A produces the protein MRRYGKNPDEDDIRVRPNRKGNRPRTHTRPKHEDAEDGMVLTVDRGRLTCLVEGRTVVAMKARELGRKAAVVGDTVSIVGDLSGDKDTLARIVRIGERRSVLRRTADDDDPFERVVVANADQLAIVTALADPEPRPRMIDRCLVAAYDGGLTPLLVLTKSDLASPDKLLEAYTPLGVPFIVTNRDELANGDAADRVREQLNGKITAFVGHSGVGKTTLVNALVPEDRRRTTGHVNAVTGRGRHTTTSALALPLPDGMGWVVDTPGVRSFGLHHIDPSRVINAFPDLQPGTEDCPRGCTHDDNAPECALDAWVAGGHADPARLYSLRRLLATRERREGD, from the coding sequence ATGCGCCGCTACGGGAAGAACCCCGACGAGGACGACATCCGCGTCCGCCCGAACCGCAAGGGCAACCGCCCCCGCACCCACACCCGGCCCAAGCACGAGGACGCCGAGGACGGCATGGTCCTCACGGTCGACCGGGGCCGGCTGACCTGCCTCGTCGAGGGGCGCACGGTCGTCGCGATGAAGGCCCGCGAGCTGGGCCGCAAGGCCGCCGTGGTCGGCGACACCGTGTCGATCGTCGGGGACCTCTCCGGCGACAAGGACACCCTGGCGCGGATCGTCCGCATCGGCGAGCGCCGCTCGGTGCTCCGGCGCACGGCCGACGACGACGACCCGTTCGAGCGGGTGGTGGTGGCCAACGCCGACCAGCTCGCCATCGTCACGGCGCTCGCCGACCCGGAGCCGCGCCCGCGCATGATCGACCGGTGCCTCGTCGCCGCGTACGACGGCGGGCTGACCCCGCTCCTGGTGCTCACCAAGTCGGACCTGGCCTCCCCGGACAAGCTCCTGGAGGCGTACACCCCGCTGGGCGTGCCGTTCATCGTCACCAACCGGGACGAGCTGGCGAACGGCGACGCGGCCGACCGGGTGCGCGAGCAGCTGAACGGCAAGATCACCGCCTTCGTCGGGCACTCCGGGGTCGGCAAGACCACGCTGGTCAACGCCCTGGTGCCGGAGGACCGGCGGCGTACGACGGGCCATGTCAACGCGGTCACCGGGCGGGGCCGGCACACCACCACGTCGGCGCTGGCGCTGCCGCTGCCCGACGGTATGGGCTGGGTGGTCGACACTCCGGGCGTGCGTTCGTTCGGGCTGCACCACATCGACCCGTCCCGGGTGATCAACGCGTTCCCCGACCTCCAGCCCGGCACCGAGGACTGCCCGCGCGGCTGCACCCACGACGACAACGCGCCGGAGTGTGCGCTCGACGCGTGGGTGGCCGGCGGACACGCCGACCCGGCGCGGCTCTACTCGCTGCGCCGGCTGCTGGCGACGCGCGAACGCCGCGAGGGCGACTGA
- a CDS encoding SOS response-associated peptidase yields the protein MCGRYAASRRPEDLTGLFQVERWDPDETLDPDWNVAPTKEVYAVLERPLKDAADRRPVRQLRTLKWGLVPSWSKTPEGAARMINARAETVHEKPSFRKAFLQRRCILPADGYYEWMTGADERQMEEQGKKKRPRKQPYFVTPADGSVFAMAGLYEFWRDATLPPDHPQAWWATCSVLTTEAETTALAVAPAEGPSALADIHPRMPLMLTPDRWDAWLDPARTDSEELRALTAPPEGGLMRAYPVATAVSNVRNNGPELQEELAAPEEATLF from the coding sequence ATGTGCGGACGTTATGCGGCGAGCCGGCGGCCCGAGGACCTGACCGGACTCTTCCAGGTGGAGCGGTGGGACCCGGACGAGACCCTGGACCCCGACTGGAACGTGGCGCCGACCAAGGAGGTCTACGCCGTACTCGAACGTCCCTTGAAAGACGCGGCGGACCGTCGTCCGGTTCGCCAGCTCCGTACCCTCAAGTGGGGCCTCGTACCCTCCTGGTCCAAGACGCCGGAGGGCGCCGCGCGGATGATCAACGCCCGCGCCGAGACCGTCCACGAGAAGCCCTCCTTCCGCAAGGCCTTCCTCCAGCGCCGCTGCATCCTCCCCGCCGACGGCTACTACGAGTGGATGACCGGCGCCGACGAGCGGCAGATGGAGGAGCAGGGGAAGAAGAAGCGGCCCCGCAAGCAGCCGTACTTCGTGACCCCCGCCGACGGGTCCGTCTTCGCGATGGCCGGGCTCTACGAGTTCTGGCGCGACGCCACCCTCCCGCCCGACCACCCGCAGGCGTGGTGGGCGACCTGCTCCGTGCTCACCACCGAGGCGGAGACCACCGCGCTCGCCGTCGCCCCCGCCGAGGGCCCGTCCGCACTCGCCGACATCCACCCCCGGATGCCCCTGATGCTGACCCCCGACCGCTGGGACGCCTGGCTCGACCCCGCGCGCACCGACAGCGAGGAGCTGCGCGCGCTGACCGCCCCGCCGGAGGGCGGACTGATGCGCGCCTACCCCGTCGCCACCGCCGTCAGCAACGTCCGCAACAACGGCCCCGAACTCCAGGAGGAGCTGGCCGCGCCCGAGGAGGCCACGCTGTTCTGA
- the hisN gene encoding histidinol-phosphatase — MPDYHDDLRLAHVLADAADAATMDRFKALDLKVETKPDMTPVSEADKAAEELIRGHLHRARPRDAILGEEYGLEGTGPRRWVIDPIDGTKNYVRGVPVWATLISLMEAGEDGFQPVVGVVSAPALNRRWWAAKGSGAFSGRSLTAATRLQVSQVGQISDASFAYSSLTGWEEQGRLDGFLDLSRACWRTRGYGDFWSYMMVAEGAVDMCAEPELSLWDMAATAIVVQEAGGSFTGLDGVPGPGGGNAAASNGLLHDELLGYLNQRY, encoded by the coding sequence ATGCCCGACTACCACGATGATCTGCGACTCGCCCACGTACTGGCGGACGCCGCCGACGCGGCGACGATGGACCGGTTCAAGGCTCTCGACCTCAAGGTGGAGACCAAACCGGACATGACTCCGGTGAGCGAGGCCGACAAGGCCGCCGAGGAGCTGATCCGCGGCCATCTGCACCGGGCCCGCCCGCGCGACGCGATCCTGGGCGAGGAGTACGGGCTGGAGGGCACCGGCCCCCGGCGCTGGGTGATCGACCCGATCGACGGCACCAAGAACTACGTGCGCGGGGTACCGGTCTGGGCGACCCTGATCTCGCTGATGGAGGCGGGCGAGGACGGTTTCCAGCCGGTGGTCGGCGTGGTCTCCGCGCCCGCGCTCAACCGGCGCTGGTGGGCGGCGAAGGGGTCCGGCGCGTTCTCCGGCCGCAGCCTCACCGCCGCGACCCGGCTCCAGGTCTCGCAGGTCGGGCAGATCTCGGATGCCTCCTTCGCGTACTCCTCGCTGACCGGCTGGGAGGAGCAGGGGCGGCTCGACGGCTTCCTCGACCTGTCGCGGGCCTGCTGGCGGACGCGGGGATACGGCGACTTCTGGTCGTACATGATGGTCGCCGAGGGCGCCGTGGACATGTGCGCGGAGCCCGAGCTCTCGCTCTGGGACATGGCGGCCACCGCGATCGTGGTGCAGGAGGCCGGCGGCAGCTTCACCGGCCTGGACGGCGTCCCCGGCCCGGGCGGCGGCAACGCGGCCGCGTCGAACGGCCTGCTCCACGACGAACTGCTGGGCTATCTCAACCAGCGCTACTGA
- a CDS encoding tetratricopeptide repeat protein, translated as MVFMGDRATLLETGRFVQRRTRGPKGVPAAASAVVTAEAAGAAEQAVNSDDFTTGATETTGVTVTPGSTDTTAGALDAADTADMTDAGDAGTAGAIGTAETAESAEAEERHRRAADAGDTASMSVVGALLLRRGELDAAEPYLRGATADGDRAAANNLGVLLHQRGYPDEAAGWWRIAAVAGSASAAHALGRHLRERGDEPGAEYWLRQSAEQGHALGAYALADLLEHRSDVGAERWLRAAAEQGHREAAYRLARTIERNAVEDPHQAFGLGRMPAEAVEPPANLVGAPGDGPVAGPAEGRVGEAEQWYRQAAARGHRRAALHLGAILERRGELKEAGRWYLTSARAGEARAACALAFLLRDVGDVESAAVWWLRAAQEGDGNAANALGALHADRGEPQTAERWYRAALDAGDVNGAYNLGLLCAAQDRTPQAEQWYRRAAYAGHREASNALAVLLLQAGDATGAEPWFSKAAEAGSVDAAFNLGILHAGRDEDLAALNWYKRAAAAGHTDAALQVAMALLRRGEDQEAERHLRTAAGGGSAEAAFRLAGVLDARRPPRATPVLGEPMPEKTECEEWYERAAEQGHRRAQVRVGMLCAARGDVENAARWYREAAEAGSRNGAFNLGLLLAREGSEREAALWWSRAANDGHGRAALRLALLAARRGELTEGQRWCARAVELGPAEVAERAARLQEALHQELTA; from the coding sequence ATGGTATTTATGGGGGACAGGGCAACTCTGTTGGAGACAGGGCGGTTTGTGCAACGGCGGACACGGGGCCCCAAGGGGGTGCCGGCCGCGGCGTCGGCCGTGGTCACCGCCGAGGCGGCGGGGGCCGCCGAGCAGGCCGTGAACAGTGACGACTTCACCACCGGGGCCACCGAGACGACGGGGGTCACCGTCACGCCAGGAAGCACGGACACCACCGCCGGGGCCTTGGACGCGGCCGACACGGCCGACATGACCGATGCCGGAGACGCCGGGACCGCCGGTGCGATCGGCACCGCCGAGACCGCCGAGTCCGCCGAGGCCGAGGAGCGTCACCGGCGTGCCGCCGACGCGGGCGACACCGCCTCGATGAGCGTCGTCGGCGCACTGCTGCTGCGCCGGGGCGAACTCGACGCCGCCGAGCCCTATCTGCGCGGGGCCACCGCCGACGGCGACCGCGCCGCCGCCAACAACCTCGGCGTCCTGCTGCACCAGCGCGGCTACCCGGACGAGGCGGCCGGCTGGTGGCGCATCGCGGCCGTCGCCGGCTCCGCCTCCGCCGCGCACGCGCTCGGCCGGCACCTGCGCGAGCGGGGCGACGAGCCGGGCGCCGAGTACTGGCTGCGCCAGTCCGCCGAACAGGGCCACGCGCTGGGCGCCTACGCCCTCGCCGACCTGCTGGAGCACCGCAGCGACGTGGGCGCCGAGCGCTGGCTGCGCGCCGCCGCCGAGCAGGGGCACCGGGAGGCGGCGTACCGCCTGGCCCGGACCATCGAGCGCAACGCCGTCGAGGACCCGCACCAGGCCTTCGGGCTCGGACGGATGCCCGCCGAGGCCGTCGAGCCCCCGGCGAACCTCGTCGGCGCCCCCGGCGACGGCCCGGTCGCGGGTCCGGCCGAGGGACGCGTCGGCGAGGCCGAACAGTGGTACCGGCAGGCGGCGGCCCGGGGCCACCGCCGCGCCGCGCTGCACCTCGGCGCCATCCTGGAGCGGCGCGGCGAGCTCAAGGAGGCCGGGCGCTGGTACCTCACCTCCGCACGGGCCGGCGAGGCGCGCGCGGCGTGCGCCCTCGCCTTCCTGCTGCGCGACGTCGGCGACGTGGAGAGCGCTGCCGTGTGGTGGCTGCGCGCCGCCCAGGAGGGCGACGGCAACGCCGCCAACGCGCTCGGCGCCCTGCACGCCGACCGCGGCGAGCCGCAGACCGCCGAGCGCTGGTACCGGGCCGCCCTGGACGCGGGCGACGTGAACGGGGCGTACAACCTCGGGCTGCTCTGCGCCGCCCAGGACCGCACCCCGCAGGCCGAGCAGTGGTACCGCCGGGCCGCCTACGCGGGCCACCGCGAGGCGTCCAACGCGCTCGCCGTACTCCTCCTCCAGGCCGGCGACGCGACCGGCGCCGAACCCTGGTTCTCCAAGGCGGCCGAGGCGGGCAGCGTGGACGCCGCCTTCAACCTCGGCATCCTGCACGCCGGCCGGGACGAGGACCTCGCGGCGCTGAACTGGTACAAGCGCGCGGCAGCCGCCGGGCACACCGACGCGGCGCTCCAGGTCGCCATGGCGCTGCTGCGCCGGGGCGAGGACCAGGAGGCCGAACGCCATCTGCGTACCGCCGCCGGCGGGGGCAGCGCCGAGGCCGCCTTCCGGCTGGCCGGGGTCCTCGACGCGCGGCGCCCGCCGCGCGCGACGCCGGTGCTCGGCGAGCCGATGCCGGAGAAGACCGAGTGCGAGGAGTGGTACGAGCGCGCCGCCGAGCAGGGCCACCGCCGCGCCCAGGTCCGGGTCGGCATGCTCTGCGCCGCCCGCGGCGACGTGGAGAACGCCGCACGCTGGTACCGCGAGGCCGCCGAGGCGGGCAGCCGCAACGGCGCCTTCAACCTCGGGCTGCTGCTGGCCCGCGAGGGCAGCGAGCGGGAGGCGGCCCTCTGGTGGAGCCGCGCCGCCAATGACGGCCACGGCCGGGCGGCGCTCCGCCTCGCGCTGCTCGCCGCCCGCCGGGGCGAGCTCACCGAGGGGCAGCGCTGGTGCGCCCGCGCGGTCGAGCTGGGGCCCGCCGAGGTCGCGGAGCGCGCCGCCCGCCTCCAGGAGGCGCTGCACCAGGAGCTCACGGCGTGA
- the aroA gene encoding 3-phosphoshikimate 1-carboxyvinyltransferase has translation MTESSVHPALWPAPHASGPVDATVTVPGSKSVTNRALVLAALAAEPGWLRRPLRSRDTLLMAQALRAMGVGIEETVSSSSSATGGPDVTGEAWRVIPAGLHGPVTVDVGNAGTVMRFLPPVATLADGPVHFDGDPRSYERPLHGVIDALRTLGARIEDGERGSLPLTVHGAGALEGGPVRIDASASSQFVSALLLSAPRFNQGVEVRHVGSSLPSMPHIRMTVEMLRAVGAQVDEPETGGEPDVWRVSPSALLGRDLTIEPDLSNAQPFLAAALVTGGRVTVRDWPERTTQPGDALRELFTAMGGSCELTPQGLTFKGSGRIHGIDADLGEVGELTPGIAAVAALADSPSTLRGVAHLRLHETDRLAALTKEINELGGDVTETADGLHIRPRPLRGGVFHTYDDHRMATAGAIIGLVVPGVEIENVGTTAKTLPDFPDMWTGMLGAGA, from the coding sequence ATGACCGAAAGTTCCGTGCACCCCGCCCTCTGGCCCGCCCCCCACGCGAGCGGCCCCGTCGACGCGACCGTCACCGTGCCCGGTTCCAAGTCGGTCACCAACCGCGCGCTGGTCCTGGCCGCCCTCGCCGCCGAGCCCGGCTGGCTGCGTCGCCCGCTGCGCTCGCGCGACACCCTGCTGATGGCCCAGGCGCTGCGCGCGATGGGCGTCGGCATCGAGGAGACGGTGTCGTCGAGCTCGTCGGCCACCGGCGGCCCCGACGTCACCGGCGAGGCGTGGCGGGTCATCCCCGCCGGGCTGCACGGCCCGGTCACCGTCGACGTCGGCAACGCCGGTACGGTCATGCGCTTCCTGCCCCCGGTCGCCACGCTCGCGGACGGTCCGGTCCACTTCGACGGCGACCCGCGTTCCTACGAGCGTCCGTTGCACGGCGTCATCGACGCGCTGCGGACGCTCGGCGCCCGGATCGAGGACGGCGAGCGCGGCTCGCTCCCGCTGACGGTGCACGGCGCGGGCGCGCTGGAGGGCGGTCCGGTACGCATCGACGCCTCCGCCTCCTCGCAGTTCGTCTCCGCGCTGCTGCTCTCCGCCCCCCGGTTCAACCAGGGCGTGGAGGTACGGCACGTGGGCTCGTCGCTGCCGTCGATGCCGCACATCCGGATGACGGTGGAGATGCTGCGCGCGGTCGGCGCCCAGGTGGACGAGCCGGAGACGGGCGGCGAGCCGGACGTCTGGCGGGTCTCCCCCTCGGCGCTGCTCGGCCGCGACCTGACGATCGAGCCCGACCTCTCCAACGCCCAGCCGTTCCTGGCCGCCGCCCTGGTGACCGGCGGGCGCGTCACCGTACGCGACTGGCCGGAGCGCACCACGCAGCCCGGGGACGCGCTGCGCGAGCTGTTCACCGCGATGGGCGGTTCCTGCGAGCTGACCCCGCAGGGCCTCACCTTCAAGGGTTCGGGCCGCATCCACGGCATCGACGCGGACCTCGGCGAGGTCGGCGAGCTGACGCCGGGCATCGCGGCCGTCGCGGCGCTCGCCGACTCCCCGTCCACGCTGCGCGGGGTCGCCCATCTGCGGCTGCACGAGACGGACCGGCTGGCGGCGCTCACCAAGGAGATCAACGAGCTCGGCGGCGATGTCACCGAGACGGCGGACGGCCTGCACATCCGGCCGCGCCCGCTGCGCGGCGGGGTGTTCCACACCTACGACGACCACCGGATGGCGACGGCGGGGGCGATCATCGGCCTGGTGGTGCCCGGGGTGGAGATCGAGAACGTGGGGACGACCGCGAAGACGCTGCCGGACTTCCCGGACATGTGGACCGGCATGCTCGGTGCCGGGGCCTAG
- a CDS encoding Fur family transcriptional regulator translates to MSDLLERLRGRGWRMTAQRRVVAEVLDGEHVHLTADEVHARAVDRLPEISRATVYNTLGEMVSLGEVLEVSTDRRAKRYDPNARRPHHHLVCASCGAIRDVHPTGNPLADLPAEERFGFTVSGVEVTYRGLCPDCAATTA, encoded by the coding sequence ATGAGTGACCTGCTGGAACGACTCCGTGGACGCGGCTGGCGCATGACGGCGCAGCGCCGCGTGGTCGCCGAGGTCCTCGACGGCGAACACGTGCACCTGACGGCGGACGAGGTGCACGCGAGGGCCGTGGACCGACTGCCCGAGATCTCCCGGGCGACCGTCTACAACACCCTGGGCGAGATGGTGTCGCTCGGCGAGGTGCTGGAGGTCTCCACGGACCGCCGCGCCAAGCGGTACGACCCGAACGCCCGCCGCCCGCACCACCACCTGGTCTGCGCGAGCTGCGGAGCCATCCGCGACGTCCACCCCACCGGCAATCCGCTGGCGGACCTGCCGGCCGAGGAGCGCTTCGGCTTCACGGTGTCGGGCGTCGAGGTGACCTACCGCGGTCTCTGCCCGGACTGCGCGGCGACGACCGCCTGA
- a CDS encoding CBS domain-containing protein, which yields MLVRDAMTTVVLTIGPTHTLRQAAALMSARRVGAAVVHDPDTCGFGIITERDVLDAVGLGQDPDREAVAGHTTTDVVFAAPTWTLEEAAEAMTHGGFRHLIVLNDDGPVGLVSVRDIIRCWAPVRRHPVELAG from the coding sequence ATGCTGGTCCGAGACGCCATGACCACCGTGGTGCTCACCATCGGCCCCACCCACACACTCCGCCAGGCAGCCGCGCTGATGTCGGCCCGCCGCGTCGGGGCCGCCGTCGTCCACGACCCGGACACCTGCGGATTCGGCATCATCACCGAACGCGATGTCCTCGACGCGGTCGGGCTCGGCCAGGACCCCGACCGGGAGGCCGTGGCCGGCCACACCACCACGGACGTGGTCTTCGCCGCCCCCACCTGGACCCTGGAAGAGGCCGCCGAGGCCATGACGCACGGCGGGTTCCGTCATCTGATCGTGCTGAACGACGACGGCCCGGTCGGGCTGGTGTCGGTCCGCGACATCATCCGCTGCTGGGCCCCGGTCCGCCGCCACCCGGTCGAGCTGGCCGGCTGA
- a CDS encoding alpha/beta hydrolase family protein has translation MSSERSARTGRPVTVTTPAGEARITWFPAPAARLVLALGHGAGGGIEARDLAALAAAAPGHGVSVALVEQPWRVAGKKVAPAPKTLDTGWRAVWPELAAPGLPVVAGGRSAGARVACRTAAELGAHAVLALSFPLHPPGRPEKSRADELLGAGVPTLVVQGGNDPFGRPAEFPSGTYEMAEVPHGDHGFAVAKRSGLTEAQAMEVLTGAVTGWLDRLPA, from the coding sequence ATGAGCAGCGAGCGAAGCGCCCGGACCGGGCGGCCCGTCACCGTCACCACCCCCGCGGGGGAGGCCCGGATCACCTGGTTCCCCGCGCCCGCCGCCCGGCTGGTGCTGGCCCTCGGCCACGGCGCCGGCGGCGGCATCGAGGCGCGGGACCTGGCGGCCCTGGCCGCCGCCGCACCCGGACACGGGGTGAGCGTCGCCCTGGTGGAGCAGCCCTGGCGGGTCGCGGGCAAGAAGGTCGCCCCGGCCCCGAAGACCCTGGACACCGGCTGGCGGGCGGTCTGGCCCGAGCTGGCCGCCCCCGGCCTGCCGGTCGTCGCGGGCGGGCGCAGCGCCGGGGCTCGGGTCGCCTGCCGCACGGCCGCCGAGCTCGGCGCCCACGCCGTCCTCGCGCTGAGCTTCCCGCTGCACCCGCCCGGCAGACCCGAGAAGTCGCGTGCCGACGAACTGCTGGGCGCCGGCGTCCCCACCCTGGTGGTGCAGGGCGGCAACGACCCCTTCGGCCGCCCCGCCGAATTCCCCTCCGGTACGTACGAGATGGCCGAGGTCCCGCACGGCGACCACGGCTTCGCGGTGGCCAAACGCTCCGGCCTGACGGAGGCCCAGGCGATGGAGGTCCTGACCGGCGCCGTCACCGGCTGGCTGGACCGGCTCCCCGCCTGA
- a CDS encoding DMT family transporter yields MAWLLVVVAGLLETGFAVCLKLSHGFTRLWPTIAFAAFALASFGLLTLSLRKLDVGPAYAVWTGIGAAGTAIYGMVFLDDVVSVLKLVSISLVIIGVIGLQLSGSAH; encoded by the coding sequence ATGGCGTGGCTGCTGGTCGTGGTCGCAGGACTGCTGGAGACCGGCTTCGCCGTGTGTCTGAAGCTCTCGCACGGTTTCACCCGGCTCTGGCCGACGATCGCGTTCGCGGCGTTCGCGCTCGCCAGTTTCGGCCTGCTGACCCTCTCCCTGCGGAAGCTCGACGTGGGCCCCGCCTACGCGGTGTGGACCGGCATCGGGGCGGCCGGTACGGCGATCTACGGCATGGTCTTCCTGGACGACGTGGTGTCCGTACTGAAGCTCGTCTCGATCTCGCTGGTGATCATCGGCGTGATCGGCCTCCAGCTCTCCGGCTCGGCGCACTGA
- a CDS encoding M50 family metallopeptidase, whose product MDSNELGALWDRVFGTQPAPEQWLVVVTATAALVAVVPNALWRLTRNSITIAHEGGHGLIALLTGRQLSGIRLHSDTSGLTVSRGKPTGIGMILTAAAGYTAPSLLGLGGAWLLTNGRITLLLWLATALLAVMLVMIRNLYGALTVIFTGSLFLLVSWLTSAAVQSAFAYAVVWFLLMGGVRPVFELQSKRRHGGAPDSDADQLARLTDAPAWLWLFLFHAVSLCSLIGGGRWLLGV is encoded by the coding sequence ATGGACAGCAACGAACTGGGCGCCCTGTGGGACCGGGTGTTCGGCACCCAGCCCGCGCCGGAGCAGTGGCTGGTGGTGGTGACCGCGACCGCCGCGCTCGTCGCCGTCGTACCCAACGCGCTGTGGCGGCTGACCCGCAACTCGATCACCATCGCCCACGAGGGCGGCCACGGGCTGATCGCCCTGCTCACCGGGCGGCAGCTCTCCGGCATCCGGCTGCACTCGGACACCAGCGGGCTGACCGTCAGCCGGGGCAAGCCGACCGGCATCGGCATGATCCTCACCGCGGCGGCCGGCTACACCGCGCCCTCGCTGCTCGGCCTCGGCGGCGCCTGGCTGCTGACCAACGGCCGCATCACGCTGCTGCTGTGGCTGGCCACCGCGCTGCTCGCGGTGATGCTGGTGATGATCCGCAATCTGTACGGGGCGCTGACCGTGATCTTCACGGGCTCCCTCTTCCTGCTGGTCTCCTGGCTGACCTCGGCCGCCGTACAGTCGGCGTTCGCGTACGCGGTGGTCTGGTTCCTGCTGATGGGCGGGGTCCGGCCGGTCTTCGAGCTCCAGTCCAAGCGGCGGCACGGCGGCGCCCCCGACTCCGACGCGGACCAGCTGGCCCGGCTGACGGACGCCCCGGCCTGGCTCTGGCTGTTCCTCTTCCACGCGGTGTCGCTCTGCTCGCTCATCGGCGGCGGACGCTGGCTGCTGGGGGTCTGA
- a CDS encoding catalase: protein MTQEAHVTQGPLTTEAGAPVADNQNSETAGIGGPVLVQDQALLEKLAHFNRERIPERVVHARGAGAYGTFTLTRDVSQWTRAAFLSEVGKETETFLRFSTVAGNLGSADAVRDPRGFALKFYTEEGNYDLVGNNTPVFFIKDAIKFPDFIHTQKRDPYTGSQEADNVWDFWGLSPESTHQVTWLFGDRGIPATLRHMNGYGSHTYQWNNEAGEVFWVKYHFKTDQGIKNLTTEEANRLSGVDPDSHQRDLREAIERGDFPSWTVQVQIMPAADAATYRFNPFDLTKVWPHGDYPPVEIGKLELNRNPENIFAEVEQSIFSPAHFVPGIGPSPDKMLQGRLFAYGDAHRYRVGINADHLPVNRPHATEARTNSRDGYLYDGRHAGSKNYEPNSFGGPAQTGRPLWQPVPVDGTTGNHEAPSHAEDDDFVQAGNLYRLLSEDEKARLIDNLAQFIAKVSRDGIAERAVNNFRRADGDFGERLEDAVQALRA, encoded by the coding sequence ATCACGCAGGAGGCGCACGTGACGCAGGGACCGCTCACCACGGAGGCCGGAGCGCCGGTCGCCGACAACCAGAACAGCGAGACGGCGGGCATCGGCGGTCCGGTCCTCGTGCAGGACCAGGCGCTGCTGGAGAAGCTCGCCCACTTCAACCGGGAGCGCATCCCGGAGCGCGTGGTGCACGCCCGCGGCGCCGGTGCGTACGGCACCTTCACGCTGACCCGTGACGTCTCGCAGTGGACGCGCGCCGCGTTCCTCTCCGAGGTCGGCAAGGAGACGGAGACCTTCCTCCGCTTCTCGACCGTCGCCGGGAACCTCGGCTCCGCCGACGCCGTACGCGACCCCCGCGGCTTCGCGCTGAAGTTCTACACCGAAGAGGGCAACTACGACCTCGTCGGCAACAACACCCCGGTGTTCTTCATCAAGGACGCCATCAAGTTCCCCGACTTCATCCACACCCAGAAGCGCGACCCGTACACCGGCTCGCAGGAGGCGGACAACGTCTGGGACTTCTGGGGGCTGTCGCCCGAGTCGACCCACCAGGTCACCTGGCTCTTCGGCGACCGGGGGATACCGGCGACGCTGCGCCACATGAACGGGTACGGCTCGCACACCTACCAGTGGAACAACGAGGCCGGCGAGGTCTTCTGGGTCAAGTACCACTTCAAGACCGACCAGGGCATCAAGAACCTCACCACCGAGGAGGCCAACCGCCTCTCCGGCGTCGACCCCGACAGCCACCAGCGCGACCTGCGCGAGGCCATCGAGCGCGGCGACTTCCCGTCCTGGACCGTACAGGTGCAGATCATGCCCGCGGCGGACGCGGCGACCTACCGCTTCAACCCGTTCGACCTCACCAAGGTGTGGCCGCACGGGGACTACCCGCCGGTCGAGATCGGGAAGCTGGAGCTCAACCGCAACCCGGAGAACATCTTCGCCGAGGTCGAGCAGTCCATCTTCAGCCCCGCGCACTTCGTGCCCGGCATCGGCCCGTCCCCGGACAAGATGCTCCAGGGCCGCCTCTTCGCGTACGGCGACGCCCACCGCTACCGCGTCGGCATCAACGCCGACCACCTGCCGGTGAACCGCCCGCACGCCACAGAGGCGCGGACCAACAGCCGCGACGGCTACCTCTACGACGGCCGTCACGCCGGTTCGAAGAACTACGAGCCGAACAGCTTCGGCGGCCCGGCCCAGACCGGCCGGCCGCTCTGGCAGCCCGTCCCGGTCGACGGAACCACCGGCAACCACGAGGCGCCGAGTCACGCCGAGGACGACGACTTCGTGCAGGCGGGCAACCTCTACCGGCTGCTCTCCGAGGACGAGAAGGCGCGGCTGATCGACAACCTCGCCCAGTTCATCGCCAAGGTCTCGCGCGACGGGATCGCCGAGCGCGCGGTGAACAACTTCCGCCGGGCCGACGGCGACTTCGGCGAGCGGCTGGAGGACGCGGTCCAGGCCCTGCGCGCCTGA